Proteins from a genomic interval of Helicobacter pylori Shi112:
- a CDS encoding PP0621 family protein has product MLRILIPLLIIVWVLWRLFLRQKPLKDNHSYTQQTPKELEDHMIVCSKCQTYVSSKDAIYSGAVAYCSETCLKDKR; this is encoded by the coding sequence ATGTTAAGAATTTTAATCCCCCTACTCATTATTGTGTGGGTTTTATGGCGTTTGTTTTTGAGACAAAAACCCCTTAAAGACAACCACTCTTATACGCAACAAACCCCTAAAGAATTAGAAGATCACATGATTGTATGCTCTAAATGCCAAACCTATGTTTCTAGCAAAGACGCTATTTATAGCGGGGCGGTGGCGTATTGCAGTGAAACTTGTTTGAAAGATAAGAGGTAA
- the rsmG gene encoding 16S rRNA (guanine(527)-N(7))-methyltransferase RsmG — protein sequence MNPLLQDYARILLEWNQTHNLSGAKHLSELEPQITDALKPLEFIKDFKSCLDIGSGAGLPAIPLALEKPEVKFILLEPRIKRAAFLSYLKSVLPLRNIEIVKKRLEDYQNLLQVDLITSRAVASSSFLIEKSQRFLKDKGYFLFYKGEQLKDEIACKDTECFMHQRRIYFYKSKESLC from the coding sequence ATGAACCCCTTATTGCAAGACTATGCGCGCATCCTTTTAGAATGGAATCAAACGCACAACTTGAGCGGCGCGAAACATTTAAGCGAGTTAGAACCCCAGATCACAGACGCTCTAAAACCCTTAGAATTTATCAAAGATTTTAAAAGTTGTTTGGATATTGGGAGCGGGGCGGGACTTCCTGCTATCCCTTTAGCCCTTGAAAAACCTGAAGTCAAATTCATTCTTTTAGAGCCAAGAATAAAAAGAGCGGCTTTTTTAAGCTACCTTAAAAGCGTTTTGCCTTTAAGAAATATTGAAATTGTTAAAAAGCGTTTAGAAGATTACCAAAATCTTTTACAAGTGGATTTAATCACTTCTAGAGCGGTCGCTAGCTCTTCTTTTTTGATAGAAAAAAGCCAACGCTTCCTAAAAGATAAGGGGTATTTTTTATTTTATAAAGGCGAGCAGTTAAAAGATGAAATCGCTTGTAAAGACACAGAATGCTTTATGCATCAAAGGCGTATTTATTTTTACAAATCAAAGGAAAGTTTATGTTAA
- the queA gene encoding tRNA preQ1(34) S-adenosylmethionine ribosyltransferase-isomerase QueA: protein MKEFDLESYDYDLPKELIANYPILPKEKAKLLVYERRSQKITHTTFEHVLDFFPKNALVVLNDTKVIKARLFGSKHAFLPSKTTEVFFHRFFKDNTALTQIKGKIKVGDKIFFDANYHAEVLELLHNGQRLIAFYGNKTPLNQANILKLLEQYGHMPLPPYIKRADESLDTHEYQSVFAKHMGAVAAPTASLHFSQNTLEKLLKDFKHAFLTLHVGAGTFLGVETKDIREHQIHTEVLRIPKKSQEILQKTQEILCIGTTALRSVEYFKRLENPNQEAFECDIFLHLANPILHVNYLLTNFHLPKSSLLMLVSAMIGLEKTKEIYQIAIEKKYRFYSYGDGMLIL, encoded by the coding sequence TTGAAAGAATTTGATTTAGAAAGCTATGATTATGATTTGCCTAAGGAATTGATCGCAAACTACCCCATTTTGCCCAAAGAAAAGGCTAAATTACTCGTATATGAAAGGCGTTCGCAAAAAATCACGCACACCACTTTTGAGCATGTTTTAGATTTTTTCCCTAAAAACGCCCTTGTGGTGTTGAACGACACTAAAGTGATTAAGGCCAGGCTTTTTGGTTCTAAGCATGCCTTTTTGCCATCAAAAACAACCGAAGTGTTTTTCCACCGCTTTTTTAAAGATAATACCGCTCTAACTCAAATCAAGGGCAAGATCAAAGTGGGGGACAAAATCTTTTTTGATGCAAATTATCACGCTGAAGTTTTGGAATTGCTTCATAACGGCCAGCGCTTGATCGCTTTTTATGGCAATAAAACCCCCTTAAATCAAGCGAATATCTTAAAACTTTTAGAGCAATACGGGCATATGCCCTTACCCCCTTATATTAAAAGAGCGGATGAAAGTTTGGATACGCATGAATACCAGAGCGTGTTCGCTAAACACATGGGTGCGGTGGCTGCCCCTACAGCATCATTGCATTTTTCTCAAAATACCTTAGAAAAATTATTGAAAGATTTCAAGCATGCTTTTTTAACCTTGCATGTGGGGGCTGGGACTTTTCTTGGAGTAGAAACTAAGGATATTAGAGAGCATCAAATCCATACAGAAGTTTTACGCATTCCTAAAAAGAGCCAAGAAATTTTGCAAAAAACCCAAGAGATTTTATGCATCGGCACGACCGCTTTAAGGAGCGTGGAATACTTTAAGCGTTTAGAAAACCCTAATCAAGAGGCGTTTGAATGCGATATATTCTTGCATCTTGCTAATCCTATTTTGCATGTTAATTATTTACTCACCAATTTCCATTTGCCCAAATCAAGCCTTTTAATGCTTGTAAGCGCGATGATAGGCTTAGAAAAAACCAAAGAAATCTATCAAATAGCCATAGAAAAGAAGTATCGTTTTTATTCTTATGGCGATGGGATGCTGATTTTATGA